A region from the Dehalococcoidia bacterium genome encodes:
- a CDS encoding penicillin-binding transpeptidase domain-containing protein, translated as MVRLLVLLAAWALLTACSLGGGGGSTPEVIEDPNTPREVAHEFLRRWQAQDYQGMYALVSSDVQAQMPQERFVQRYQAIAEEATIVGIDFELLQPQNVESYPYRVTIHTVFFGDIVQENALPLVQEEVARPEGGTKREWRVRWAPSLIFKELDDRTLVHLFIENPKRGTIYDRRGRPLAMDATIPVVGVIPGRVADKDRTATALARALGVPFSQVRPRLDANVPEFYFVEVQRLPHDTPPERLQAFYALADLGVFVKEEVQRVYPNNELAAHVLGFMRKINAEELQQLYPQGYREDDWVGGAGIEAAYQQELAGQKGGILATVTPEGEIAQVIARKAPVPGHDVHLTIDLDVQRAAEEVLGSGPGAVVVMDPRDNSVLALASAPRYNPNDFIRGLSQQEVDRLFNSPQRPTMNRALEGTYPPGSTFKVVTAAAGIENGVVSPTTRLPCPPVWTRFPNFPLRNWQSIDRGPMTPAEGLMASCNPVFYEIAYRLDARDPGLLPDMARGFGFGQPTGIGLPEAAGLVPDPRDPDWKEKAVGDPNPWFSGDSVVLGIGQGYLLVTPIQIANAYAAIARGGELDRPLLVRKITDAQGNVVREFRTEAIGRLPVSQATLDAIREGLRLVTQSPGGTAYAAFSGTGLDAAGKSGTPEAAGGVGPYHGFFVAYAPRTSPTWLTLVFNEGGTQGSVRSTVLARDLLVRLARTPGLVQALPGQ; from the coding sequence ATGGTGCGGCTGCTGGTGCTGTTGGCGGCCTGGGCCCTGCTGACGGCCTGTTCCCTGGGAGGAGGCGGCGGTTCCACGCCCGAGGTCATAGAGGACCCCAACACGCCGCGAGAGGTGGCCCACGAATTCCTGCGCCGCTGGCAGGCCCAGGACTACCAGGGGATGTATGCCCTGGTGAGCAGCGATGTGCAGGCCCAGATGCCGCAGGAGCGCTTCGTGCAGCGCTATCAGGCCATCGCCGAGGAGGCCACCATCGTCGGCATCGACTTCGAGCTGCTGCAGCCCCAGAACGTCGAGTCCTATCCCTACCGCGTGACCATCCACACCGTGTTTTTCGGCGATATCGTCCAGGAGAACGCCCTGCCCCTGGTGCAGGAGGAGGTAGCCAGGCCCGAGGGCGGCACTAAGCGCGAGTGGCGAGTACGCTGGGCCCCGTCCCTCATATTCAAGGAGCTGGACGACCGCACCCTGGTACACCTCTTCATCGAAAATCCGAAACGGGGCACCATTTACGACCGCCGCGGGCGGCCGCTGGCGATGGACGCCACCATCCCTGTGGTGGGCGTCATCCCCGGGAGGGTCGCGGACAAGGATCGCACTGCCACTGCCCTGGCCCGCGCCCTGGGCGTGCCCTTCTCCCAGGTGCGGCCCAGGCTGGATGCCAACGTGCCCGAATTCTACTTCGTGGAGGTGCAGCGCCTGCCCCACGACACCCCTCCCGAGCGCCTTCAGGCCTTTTACGCCCTGGCTGACCTGGGGGTGTTCGTGAAGGAAGAGGTGCAGAGGGTCTACCCCAACAACGAGCTGGCCGCTCATGTGCTGGGCTTCATGCGCAAGATCAACGCTGAGGAGCTGCAACAGCTCTATCCGCAGGGGTACCGCGAGGACGACTGGGTGGGCGGGGCCGGCATCGAGGCCGCCTATCAGCAGGAGCTGGCTGGTCAGAAGGGGGGAATATTGGCCACCGTCACCCCCGAGGGGGAAATAGCCCAGGTCATCGCCCGCAAGGCCCCGGTGCCCGGCCACGACGTGCATCTCACCATAGACCTGGACGTGCAGAGGGCCGCCGAAGAGGTGCTGGGCAGCGGGCCGGGGGCGGTGGTGGTCATGGACCCGCGGGACAACTCGGTGCTGGCCCTGGCATCGGCGCCCCGCTACAACCCCAACGACTTCATCCGTGGCCTGAGCCAGCAGGAAGTGGACCGGCTGTTCAACAGCCCCCAGCGCCCCACCATGAACCGGGCGCTGGAGGGGACCTATCCGCCCGGCTCCACCTTCAAGGTGGTGACGGCCGCGGCGGGCATCGAGAACGGGGTCGTCTCCCCCACCACACGCCTCCCCTGCCCGCCGGTGTGGACGCGCTTCCCCAACTTCCCCCTGCGCAACTGGCAGTCGATAGACAGAGGCCCCATGACCCCTGCCGAGGGCCTCATGGCCTCCTGCAACCCCGTCTTCTACGAGATCGCCTACCGACTGGACGCCCGCGACCCTGGCCTGTTGCCCGATATGGCCCGGGGCTTCGGTTTCGGACAGCCCACGGGCATCGGCCTGCCGGAGGCGGCGGGGCTGGTGCCCGACCCCCGCGATCCCGACTGGAAGGAGAAGGCGGTGGGAGATCCCAACCCCTGGTTCTCGGGCGACTCTGTAGTGCTGGGCATCGGGCAGGGCTACCTGTTGGTGACGCCCATCCAGATCGCCAATGCCTACGCCGCCATCGCCCGCGGCGGCGAGCTGGACAGGCCCCTCCTGGTGCGCAAGATAACCGATGCCCAGGGCAACGTGGTCAGAGAGTTCCGCACCGAGGCCATCGGCCGTCTGCCCGTCTCGCAGGCCACCCTGGACGCCATACGGGAGGGGCTTCGGCTGGTGACCCAGAGCCCCGGCGGTACGGCCTATGCTGCCTTCTCGGGCACCGGCCTGGATGCAGCCGGCAAGTCGGGCACGCCCGAGGCGGCCGGCGGCGTCGGCCCCTATCACGGCTTCTTCGTGGCCTACGCCCCCCGCACCAGCCCGACCTGGCTGACGCTCGTGTTCAACGAGGGGGGAACTCAGGGATCCGTGCGCTCCACGGTCCTGGCCCGCGACCTGCTGGTGCGGCTGGCGCGTACGCCCGGCCTGGTGCAGGCCCTGCCGGGACAGTAG
- a CDS encoding CBS domain-containing protein, with product MESERPIGRKTTVREAMERFVGPSPCLVRPDDDVMALVNEAVRHPEVETFAVVDEDGKLLGIIPLRLLLDELFLSVVPEEFLLTMRDLADIEEFARIARAKRARDLMQPPASVRADDTIGRAFALLHERGLLGIPVVDEEGRVRGYLDSLQLIALWLGAAPSPQQERE from the coding sequence ATGGAGTCTGAGAGGCCGATAGGGCGCAAAACGACGGTGCGAGAGGCCATGGAGAGGTTCGTAGGACCCTCGCCCTGCCTCGTGCGCCCCGACGACGATGTGATGGCCCTCGTGAACGAGGCCGTGCGCCACCCGGAGGTGGAGACCTTCGCTGTGGTGGACGAGGACGGCAAGCTGCTGGGCATCATCCCCCTGCGGCTGCTGCTGGACGAGCTCTTCCTGAGCGTGGTGCCCGAGGAGTTCCTGCTGACCATGCGCGACCTGGCCGATATCGAGGAATTCGCGCGCATCGCCCGGGCCAAGCGCGCCCGCGACCTGATGCAGCCGCCGGCGTCGGTGAGGGCCGACGACACCATCGGCCGCGCCTTCGCCCTCCTGCACGAGCGGGGCCTGCTGGGGATACCGGTGGTGGACGAGGAGGGGAGGGTCAGGGGCTATCTGGACAGCCTCCAGCTCATCGCCCTCTGGCTGGGAGCGGCCCCGTCACCGCAACAGGAACGGGAGTGA
- a CDS encoding ArsB/NhaD family transporter, which translates to MDERALALAIFALAYLAIVTEIIPKTAAALLGGLAMVVLGVVDQEHAFEAIDLNVIFLLAGMMIIAHELGRTGVFQWLAVRTAKVARGDPTLVLVLLCLITAVGSAFLDNVTTVVLMVPLTLFLARILSVEPVPFLIAEVMASNIGGVATLVGDPPNVVIGSAADIDFLEFIVHATPLAVAVLALFLVAVYLLFRPRLRASNPVRESVLEIDERELVTNPRLLRVAGPVALGTIVAFLFHGALGLEPATIALAGAALLIVLGRVSIEEALREVEWNTLFFFVGLFMMVQGLAEVGLLSDLGQALSDVSGDSVGLAAMLVLWPAVLLSSVLNQIPYTTVMVPVVGEMSRTLGVGEGAQNPLWWALAFGVGFGANLTTVGAAANVYVVNVAARAGHRIGFLTFLRYGTLVTLTSAGLSSLYLWLRYLAF; encoded by the coding sequence GTGGACGAGCGTGCGCTGGCGCTGGCCATCTTCGCCCTGGCCTACCTGGCCATCGTCACCGAGATCATCCCCAAGACGGCGGCCGCCCTCCTGGGTGGCCTCGCCATGGTGGTGCTGGGGGTGGTGGACCAGGAACATGCCTTCGAGGCCATCGACCTCAACGTCATCTTCCTGCTGGCGGGCATGATGATCATCGCCCACGAGTTGGGCCGCACCGGCGTCTTCCAGTGGTTGGCGGTGCGGACGGCCAAGGTAGCCCGGGGCGACCCGACGCTGGTGCTGGTGCTGCTGTGCCTCATCACCGCTGTGGGGTCGGCCTTTCTGGACAACGTCACCACCGTGGTGCTGATGGTGCCCCTGACCCTATTCCTGGCCCGCATCCTGTCGGTGGAGCCGGTGCCTTTCCTGATAGCCGAGGTGATGGCCTCCAACATCGGCGGGGTGGCCACGCTGGTGGGCGATCCGCCCAACGTCGTCATCGGCAGCGCCGCCGACATAGACTTCCTGGAGTTCATCGTCCACGCCACCCCCCTGGCAGTGGCGGTGCTGGCCCTTTTTCTCGTAGCCGTTTACCTGCTGTTCCGGCCCCGTCTGCGGGCCTCCAACCCTGTGCGGGAGTCGGTGCTGGAGATCGATGAGCGGGAGCTGGTGACGAACCCCCGGCTGTTACGGGTGGCGGGGCCGGTAGCCCTGGGCACCATCGTGGCCTTCCTGTTCCACGGGGCGCTGGGCCTGGAGCCGGCCACCATCGCCTTGGCAGGAGCGGCCTTGCTCATCGTCCTGGGCCGCGTCTCCATTGAGGAGGCGTTGCGGGAGGTGGAGTGGAACACACTGTTCTTTTTCGTGGGGCTGTTCATGATGGTGCAGGGGCTGGCGGAGGTGGGCCTCCTGTCCGATCTGGGACAGGCCCTCTCGGACGTGAGCGGCGACAGCGTGGGGCTGGCAGCCATGCTGGTGCTCTGGCCGGCGGTGCTTCTCTCCAGCGTCCTCAACCAGATACCCTATACGACGGTGATGGTGCCGGTGGTGGGGGAGATGTCGCGGACGCTGGGGGTAGGCGAGGGCGCCCAGAATCCCCTCTGGTGGGCCCTTGCCTTCGGCGTCGGCTTCGGCGCCAACCTGACGACGGTGGGCGCGGCCGCCAACGTCTACGTGGTGAACGTGGCCGCCCGTGCCGGCCACCGAATCGGCTTTCTCACCTTCCTGCGATACGGCACCCTGGTGACCCTGACATCGGCCGGCCTCTCTTCCCTCTACCTCTGGCTGCGCTACCTGGCCTTCTGA
- a CDS encoding MFS transporter has product MTVRAQVAGELGRLLRVRALGQLAQNALLYALLIAVVERTDSSFYTGLLVAVLTLPSIVLGVLGGTLADLLPIRGVLVVGSWLRAGIVALMAVNRDDLGALYWLSFLFMVVNQVTGPAESAALPRLTAAEGLPRATSLFVLAGMVGQAGGAMLLAPLLLKALGPGSVMVLTVVLLMLTSYLAARLSPMPRAEAARHEALGPRLLGAVALGWRIVSSQRPAFLAMAYLTLAMALMKGVAVLAPYYVKDTLGITSENTVYIMAPAAIGAGLALALTPFLARFIRLERLMAAALLSLLASLLGLGLVVQLKGVILSHLDLGISFVEERLGVSSVITLTLLLAVPAGAAATAVLVAARTVLHRSAPLGAQARVFATQAALADAFSLPPTLVMGSMADLVGPRSVLLGATLVAAWAAYYVSRSRRFPQPALQPTS; this is encoded by the coding sequence ATGACGGTGCGGGCGCAGGTGGCGGGGGAGCTGGGGCGTCTGCTGAGGGTGCGCGCCCTGGGACAGCTGGCCCAGAATGCCCTCCTCTATGCCCTGCTCATCGCCGTGGTGGAGCGCACCGACTCCAGCTTCTACACGGGCCTGCTGGTGGCGGTGCTGACTCTGCCGTCCATCGTGCTGGGCGTGTTGGGCGGCACGCTGGCCGACCTGCTGCCCATCCGCGGCGTTCTGGTGGTGGGCTCCTGGCTGCGGGCGGGCATCGTGGCCCTGATGGCGGTCAACCGAGATGACCTGGGCGCCCTCTACTGGCTCTCCTTCCTGTTCATGGTGGTGAACCAGGTGACCGGCCCGGCCGAGTCGGCGGCGTTGCCGCGGCTGACGGCTGCCGAAGGGCTGCCGCGGGCCACCTCCCTCTTCGTGCTGGCGGGGATGGTGGGACAGGCGGGCGGGGCTATGCTTCTCGCCCCCCTGCTGCTCAAGGCCCTGGGGCCGGGTTCGGTTATGGTGCTTACAGTGGTGCTGCTGATGCTGACGTCGTACCTGGCGGCGCGACTGTCCCCCATGCCCAGGGCTGAGGCGGCGAGGCACGAGGCGCTGGGGCCGCGGCTGCTGGGGGCCGTGGCCCTGGGCTGGCGCATCGTCTCCAGTCAGCGCCCCGCCTTCCTGGCCATGGCCTATCTCACCCTGGCCATGGCCCTCATGAAAGGGGTAGCTGTGCTGGCGCCCTACTACGTGAAGGACACCCTGGGCATCACTTCCGAGAACACGGTCTACATCATGGCGCCAGCGGCCATCGGCGCTGGCCTGGCCCTGGCCCTGACTCCTTTCCTGGCCCGCTTCATACGGCTGGAGCGGCTCATGGCCGCGGCCCTGCTGTCGCTGCTGGCATCCCTGCTGGGCCTGGGCCTGGTGGTCCAGCTGAAGGGGGTCATCCTTTCCCACCTGGACCTGGGCATCAGCTTTGTGGAGGAGCGGCTGGGGGTGTCCTCGGTCATAACCCTGACCCTGCTCCTGGCAGTGCCCGCTGGGGCCGCCGCCACGGCGGTGCTGGTGGCGGCCCGCACTGTCCTCCACCGCTCGGCGCCCCTGGGCGCGCAGGCGCGGGTCTTCGCGACCCAGGCTGCCCTGGCCGACGCCTTCTCCCTGCCACCCACCCTGGTGATGGGCAGCATGGCCGACCTGGTAGGGCCGCGGTCGGTGCTGCTGGGGGCTACCCTGGTAGCAGCCTGGGCGGCGTATTACGTCTCGCGTTCGCGCCGCTTTCCCCAGCCTGCCCTTCAGCCCACCTCCTGA
- a CDS encoding CoA transferase codes for MGQPPSPVRRRYRCRDGYLRLELRSPQEWQALAKCLGRPELAYPGSWEVAAAAPPRGRLGKLLEALFRREPVEVWLRRLEAHGVPCRPD; via the coding sequence ATGGGCCAGCCCCCCTCCCCCGTCAGGCGTCGCTACCGCTGCCGCGACGGCTACCTGCGACTGGAGCTGCGATCGCCCCAGGAGTGGCAGGCCCTGGCCAAGTGTCTGGGGCGCCCCGAACTGGCCTACCCGGGCTCCTGGGAGGTAGCGGCCGCCGCCCCACCTCGAGGACGGCTGGGAAAGCTGCTGGAGGCCCTGTTCCGTCGGGAGCCGGTGGAGGTGTGGCTGCGGCGCCTCGAGGCCCATGGCGTCCCCTGTCGGCCCGACTAG